The sequence below is a genomic window from Liolophura sinensis isolate JHLJ2023 chromosome 2, CUHK_Ljap_v2, whole genome shotgun sequence.
GAACATCCGTTTCTGCTGGATGGCATGAGTAGCCACAGTTGCTGACGAACACTGCCTTTGTTACTGATGGCAGCATCGGATGTCGGGTGTACACTGATGTTCATTGATGATTGTCATGGTTATTGATAGTCactggttgtctccctttgtaaGCATGGCTGATATCAGTTAGTATTGATCTCCTTCGTAACCATGGTTACTGATGGCTGCTTTGGAACTCCTTCATGAACTCTACCAATGTCAGAGTCTCGTCATATGTCACAGCGTTGTAGAGCGACACCCGAATACCTCCTACCGTTCTGATGAAAAGAGTAAAATGACTTCCTTTAATATACAGGTAGATTATCTGGTCATCTGGTCAATAAGCACTTCATGGCTCCAAGACAGttgaaaacacatttatgatacatttgtcttgtacatgtagagagtTTCCAATCTGAAATTgtgcttgtatttatttatttatttatttatttatttatctgaatggtgttttaagcctAGCTTAACCAAGAATATTCAAATTATGAGACGGGTAAgcagaattatgatgggaggaaaccaggtagagcccgggggaacccatatccatctgcaggttgctgacagaccttcccacatatgaccagagaggaaactaGTCtaatctggacttgaactcacagcaaccgcattagtgagaggctcctgagtcattgtgctgcgttGTCACACTAgccacttggccacagaggaaAACGGTGGTCCactgtggccaagtggttagtgtgACAATGCAGTTCGATAGTTAAAAAAATTATCGAGTACAGCCTtaaagatcaataaataaatacaggaccCCTGGTCACCAAAGTAAGTATGGGACACTATATGGGACTCTTTTTAGAGAGATACCATACATATCTATTACATTTTAAGCATGTGTGTGGAAGGCAAAAATGTCACATACAAGAAATTAGTGGGAACAAGATCAGCTAAACTAATGCCTCAACTCAACAGACTAAGGTCTAGGGGCTGTTACACGTCCTGAAGAACTTGTATTTCAGCTAACTAGACATGTTTTACCGCCATTTCCAGAGACAAAAGCTGTCATATACAGCAGTGATAAACCCCTTTTTTGCCCCTTTCtttacaataaacatttttctagGGGCTGTTACACGTCCTGAAGAACTTGTATTTCAGCTAACTAGACATGTTTTACCGCCATTTCCAGAGATAAAAGCTGTCATATACAGCAGTGATAAACCCCTTTTTTGCCCCTTTCtttacaataaacatttttctagGGGCTGTTACACGTCCTGAAGAACTTGTATTTCAGCTAACTAGACATGTTTTACCGCCATTTCCAGAGATAAAAGCTGTGATAGACAGCAGTGATAAACCCCTTTTTTGCCCCTTTCtttacaataaacatttttctagGGGCTGTTACACGTCCTGAAGAACTTGTATTTCAGCTAACTAGACATGTTTTACCGCCATTTCCAGAGACAAAAGCTGTCATATACAGCAGTGATAAACCCCTTTTTTGCCCCTTTCtttacaataaacatttttctagGGGCTGTTACACGTCCTGAAGAACTTGTATTTCAGCTAACTAGACATGTTTTACCGCCATTTCCAGAGATAAAAGCTGTCATAGACAGCAGTGATAAACCCTTTTTTTGCCCCTTTCtttacaataaacatttttctagGGCTGTTACACGTCCTGAAGAACTTGTATTTCAACTAACTAGACATGTTTTACCGCCATTTCCAGAGATAAAAGCTGTCATATACAGCAGTGATAAACCCCTTTTTTGCCCCTTTCtttacaataaacatttttctagGGGCTGTTACACGTCCTGAAGAACTTGTATTTCAGCTAACTAGACATGTTTTACCGCCATTTCCAGAGACAAAAGCTGTGATAGACAGCAGTGATAAACCCCTTTTTTGCCCCTTTCtttacaataaacatttttctagGGCTGTTACACGTCCTGAAGAACTTGTTATTTCAGCTAACTAGACATGTTTACTGCCATTTCCAGAGACAAAAGCTGTCATAGACAGCAGTGATAAACCCTTTTTTTGCCCCTTTCtttacaataaacatttttctagGGGCTGTTACACGTCCTGAAGAACTTGTATTTCAGCTATTTCAGCTATTCATCTGTCAGAGGCAACAGGCAAAGATCCAGTGCTTGCCTACCCCTTGAAAACTCTGGCCTTTCAGATCGCTGCAAATGGCGGAAGCTCTGTACATAAATACaggtataatacatgtaatatatctCACCTGTGCCCTTTCAATGAGATCATCTTTAGCTTCTTGGCCTCCTCTATGAACTTATCCTCTAGAGCCTCATCTCCTCCAATTCCACCAATCCGGAACGGGATATTCATGCGGCTGCGATACTGTGGGTCGACTGGAGAACTGTATTGCAGGAATGAAAGAGTCAAAACTTTTTCCTTCAACAATATTGCTAGGCAGTGAGGCTTAAAATAAGAAATTCATGGGTTTTCACCAGAccctgcctgatttcctcccaccatatcgctggttgccgttgtataagtgaaatattcttgagtacggcgtaaaacaccaatcaaataaatacagaaattatcTGTAACCATACTTTTCTTCAAATTGCATTGCTCAATAAGAATTGAAAATTCCTGCGAACCCAAAAATAACTTTGAAAAACCATAAAAATAAGAGTTCCAGAAACATCAAGATTTGCCATGATACAGTGTATAACACACCATGCTATCAAGCTTGGTGTTAATAATGGAGACACATATGATTGTCAACAAATATGATCTGAAAAGCAAGATTCTACAATTGTtcatacatgtgatatacatgatgacataactgaaatacatatataaacatgatcAAAGACTTTGAACTTACGAAGgcaatgaatttatttatttacatgtatatttatttgatttgtgttttacgccgcactcacgaatatttcacctatacgacggtggccagcattatggtgggaggaaaccgaacagaccccgggggaaactcacgaccatctgcaagttgctgacagaccttcccacttacaggcagagaggaagccagcagaaGACAATGGATCATgctggtatacatatatgtatgctcaTTATGAATAACTGTACACTGTTGTATATCAGTGAGGTATGTGCACCTGGCCAGAGTTACTATATTATACTGAATGTGTAACTGGGCTTGTGAACATACATGCAATAAACatattcaataaaataataaaataatatgagCTAGATTTTAAATTCTCCAGTGAAACAGTTCTGCAAGTACTCGGATATGAAAAGGCATTTTGCTCTTTTCAACAGCCTTTGCCCTAGTGGTAGAGAAAATGTGTACAACTTTCATAACCGTTACCGAAGCAGCTCTGTGACAGACTGATAAGGTCAATtcataatgtaataaaataaaaaacaatatgaTATACATGAGGTAAGTTTCAAGTCACATGCCCTTACCAGTAAAATCCGTTGGACTTGTCAATGACTTCATAAAGAGCGCGCGATTTCTTCAGGGAGTGCTCGTACATGGCCTTTACACCTCCATGCTTGGCAATCCAGTCAAAAACTAAGCTCATGATGTATATACTGGGGGGAaaaaatttcctgtttttcacacattttggGGTACTTCCACAATCTGACAATTGGTATTTTCTTTAAATGAGAGAGAGTTAACTATCATAAAGAAGCCACAGCTTGCATACATCAAAGTTCTccacatgtgaaatatttaaaatcttgaaaaaactTAATTAACTGAGATCAACAGAGGCTATCATAAAAATTACAAGATTCAAGGGACAGAACTCTACAAAGGCAGATAACTCTTTCCATACCTGTATGTAGGTGGAGTGTTATACAATGATTTGTTTCCAGTCTGTACTTTATAATCCAGGATGGACGGGCAGGTTTTCATGGCATGTCCTATCAGGTCATCCCTGACAATCACAACTGTTGCTCCAGCACAACCAATGTTCTTCTGTGCACCAGCAATGATGACTCCAAactaaacaacaaatacaaatgtgATATTGTCCAGTTACAGGTAAACTGCTTGTGtatttacatgaatgtatgaGATACTTCCAATTCAACTTGAATATTTAGGacaattttaataatttcacaTCACTTTCACCTAAAAGCAGGCCTGCCCTCTTTCTGATATATTATTAGtactttctatttatttgattggtgttttatgccgtactcaagaatatttcacttatatgatggcggccagcattatggtgggtggaaaccattAGTGCTTTTTCACTGTAACAACACGCTGAACCAGGTAGGTTGTGCCTGCCCAACCACAGCATATGGTTGTAGGGTAATTTACCTTGGACACGTCAACTGGACGGGACAGCATATTTGAAGACATGTCACACACTATTGGAATTCCTTTGGTGTCCGGGACAAATGGAAACTCAACTCctggtgaaaacaaaaacgCTGTTTCATTAGCTCAGAAAACCAGCACCAAAAGGCAAAAGGAAAGAAGGGgagttggggtggggggtggtaaTGGAGGTGGGGGGTGGCGCAGCTGGATGACCATGCCCTGTTTGATTGGCACAGTAAACCATCACCAAAGAGAGACAATTGAAACACCATGTACTGTTTCATTAGCACAGTAAACCATCACCAAAGAGAGACAAATGACTCACTATGTAGTTTCATTATCACAGTAAACCATCACCAAAGAGAGACAATTGACTCACCATGCACTGTTTCATTAGCACAGTAAACCATCACCAAACAGAGACAATTGACTCACCATGTACTGTTTCATTAGCACAGTAAACCATCACCAAACAGAGACAATTGACTCACCATGTACTGCTTCATTAGCACAGTAAACCATCACCAAAGAGAGACAATTGACTCACCATGTACTGTTTCATTATCACAGTAAACCATCACCGAGAAGAGACAATTGACTCACCAATTAGGGTTTCATTAGCACCGTTAAGCATCACCGAAGAGAGACAATTGACTCACCATGTAGGGTTTCATTAGCACAGTAAACCATCACCAAACAGAGACAATTGACTCACCATGTACTGCTTCATTAGCACAGTAAACCATCACCAAACAGAGACAATTGACTCACCATGTACTGCTTCATTAGCACAGTAAACCATCACCAAACAGAGACAATTGACTCACCATGCACTGTTTCATTAGCACAGTAAACCATCACCAAAGAGAGACAAATGACTCACTATGTACAGTTTCATTATCACAGTAAACCATCACCAAAGAGAGACAATTGACACACCATGTACAGTTTCATTATCACAGTAAACCATCACCAAACAGAGACAACTGACTCATTAGCACAGTAAACCATCACCAAAGAGAGACAAATGGCTCACCATGCACTGTTTCATTAGCGCAGTAATAGACATAAGAGGCCTCTGGGTCCAGCTTCCATTCCGACTCGTCACACAATCCTGAGGAAAAATAGAATGTTGATATAAAAATTATACCTTCCTTGAAACCATTTAACTATCGTTGGTGTGAACAGTAAGAAGAAATGTTTTGGAGAAACTATTCTCCAAGCATAATGATTAGATGAATATATACATTAGCAGGTTGGTCTGGACATGATCCAACTTCCATTGGGTCAATTGCAATTTTGagatttttattcatttatttatttgattttcacctgccgtacgtgggaaggtctgtcagcaacctgcggatggtcattggtttcccatGTGCTCTGCCTCAGACAACTCCAGCAggatattcaagaatatttcacttatacaatgacagcccatgggaaacccatgaccatgagcaggttgctgaaagaccttctcacgtacttaattttatttatttatttttttttttttgaagatttaCTTGTAgatctgtttatttactttgGACACCCAGAGTGTTTATAtcttatactacatgtacataaacacattGACATCTGCACATTGTCAACACCCGCACATAAACAGTGTAAGCTTTACATGAAGACATGGAGAGTGGTGTTAGGTATCACTATCTGCCGAGATCTACTACATGAGGTCAGAGGTCAAGAGTTCATACTGATGACAAGTCTGATTACCTGATGTCAGTGTGGGAGACATGTAAGATGCATGGGTAGGGATACGGGAGAGGTGTCTCAGTTTTATGATTAATGTTTTTGTAAGGAATAATCTGCTAGTTCCATAAAAGAATTTTAAGTATTAATGTTAATGGAAAGAGTGAAACTTCAATGTCAGAGAAGagcaataaaaataaaaaaaaacttcaaaatctTCTAACCTGTGGGAGGTGAGGACTGTCCCAGAAATTGCTCccattaaaaacatatttacctgtaatatttTTTCGGAAAGCCTCACGAAAAAGGGAAAAACACACTAAAATCAGGTAGACTGAAAAGAtggattttcgtttttattTCTATTCCTGTTTTGGATGTTTTTAGCGTCGACTCtgccgtaaaacacaaaaaccaaATTGGTGTTGCCTTACTATAAAACATAATAGGTTACATGCTAATGGACAACTGAGTTGCACGCTATTAAACAACTGAGTTACACGCTAATGGGCAACTGAGTTACATACTAATGGGCAACTGAGTTAAATACAAATGGGCAAATGAGATACGTTCTCACGGACAACTGAACTACAAGCTAATGGACAAAATGAGTTACATAATAATGGACAACTTGAGTTACATACTAATGGGCAACTGAGTTATGTACTAATGGACAACTGAGTTACACGCTAATGGACAACTGAGTTGCACGCTATTAAACAACTGAGTTACATGCTAATGGGCAACTGAGTTACATACTAATGGGCAACTGAGTTAAATACAAATGGGCAAATGAGTTACGTTCTCACGGACAACTGAACTACACGCTAATGGACAAAATGAGTTACATAATAATGGACAACTGAGTTACATACTAATGGGCAACTGAGTTATGTACTAATGGACAACTGAGTTACACGCTAATGGACAACTGAGTTACACGCTAATGGACAACTGAGTTACACGCTAATGGGCAAATGAGTTACGTTCTCATGGACAACTGAACTACACGCTAATGGACAAAAGGAATTACATACTAATGGACAACTGAGTTACACGCTAATGGATAACTGAGTTACACGCTAATGGACAACTGAGTTACATACTAATGGACAAATGAGTTACACGCTAATGGACAAATGAGTTACATCATAATCAcaatgtctgtacatgtagctatacaCCCCGAAGTCTTTCAAAGcaatggtcatgagtttccccttggctctgcctggtttcctcctaccatcatgctggctgtcgtcgtataagtaaacaccaatcaagtggataaataaatcatctaaaaaag
It includes:
- the LOC135462843 gene encoding phosphoserine aminotransferase-like produces the protein MCSRKTDAESTNRVIFRRYLHKFLTTQLSAMTTNGYCNNGSGVINFSPGPAKLPKDVLLQAQNELLHFEETGISVMEMSHRSPEFLKIITRAESSVRSLLDVPENYHIIFVQGGGTGQFSAAPLNLMNLKSHQKADYFVTGTWSAKAAKEAEKYGTVNLVLPKTQTYSGLCDESEWKLDPEASYVYYCANETVHGVEFPFVPDTKGIPIVCDMSSNMLSRPVDVSKFGVIIAGAQKNIGCAGATVVIVRDDLIGHAMKTCPSILDYKVQTGNKSLYNTPPTYSIYIMSLVFDWIAKHGGVKAMYEHSLKKSRALYEVIDKSNGFYCSPVDPQYRSRMNIPFRIGGIGGDEALEDKFIEEAKKLKMISLKGHRTVGGIRVSLYNAVTYDETLTLVEFMKEFQSSHQ